The genome window CTCCATATGACCCTCCCCCAGTCCTCTTGGAAAAAGGGACTCCACCACCTGCCTTCAGCCCACAGGATCAGTATTAATAAAACATTCATCAGATCTTCCTCTTCTGTGACATGCAAGAGCCCAGAGCCCTGGGCTGAGGTTAAATCAGAGAAATGGAATTGAATTGGCGGAGGGTTGTGCTCTAACCATCACACTGCCCTGCCAGTTGATGGTCCCCCTTGAGCTGGGATGCTTGAGGGATGGCAGAGCTGGAGAGGCTTCAGCATTCATCCTCTCCACAATTCCCTAATTTTACCCAGGAGAAAACCAAGAGCCTAGAGAGGGAGAgggcttgcccaaagtcacacagcttgtgaaGAAGCAGACTAGAACCCAAATGTCTGTCTCTTTTTACTGACTTTGCTGCCCcatttgttttcctctcagagatAACAGAAGAGGCTAAAGTTACATGGGGGCAAGGGAGTAAAGCCATTTCCCTCTGAGCCTCTGGTTCTTCATCTcttaaatgggaataattatacTTCCTGCCAACACACCGCTTGTTTATGAAGCTTCAGTGAGTAAATACAGGGGAAATGACTTCAGTGGCAGAATCATCTCCCTGGTACAACAGGACCCCAGACTGAAGGAGACAACTGAAAGGACCTGAAGGTTGGCAGGGTGGATGGGCCCAGAAGATGTGGGTTCACCTTGTCATCCTCCCCAGGTGGGGCCCAGGCCTGGGTTGCCATGGATACCGTGTCCCTGGAGCATCAGATCCAGAGTGTGCAACGCCACATCAGCTTCctgaaaaaagaacagatggCCCTGCTGCGGGACCTGCACCTGGAAATCCTGAGGCTGCAGAAACGCTGCTCAGGTGAGGCCGGGAGGGATGGCGGGGGGCGACTGTCATCATCATAAGCACTGTCCCTGATGGGGTGTCCACCGTGAGCCTCTCTAAGCCTCTTAACAATCCTGCCAGGCAGGTGTTCGATCACCCCTTTTTCttggtgaggaaactgaatcttACGGAAGTGAGATCCGACATGTTCATCAAGCACCTCCCAGCCCTAAGAAGCCCTCAGTCTAGttggggagacacacacacacaccaacaggTAATCTAAAGATACACAAAAAATGAAGAGGGCTGACAGGAGTTCATGGGCAGGATCATGTCCAGCTTGAGGCGTGGGTGATGGAGGAGGAGACCAGGCATCCCACGCTCCCCAGAGGAGGGAGCATTTCCTCTCCCTGAGAGCTGAGTAAGATTTAGACATGCTGAGATATTACGGGGCAACGAGGGTGGAGAAAGCTTTCCAAATGAAAGGAACAGCATGGCAACATCCAGAAGGTAGGAAACCAAAAGCTCATGAAAAGCTCTATTTGACTGGATAATGCTGTGCTTAAAGCtgctgggagggcttccctggtggcgcagtggttgagagtccgcctgccgatgcaggggatgcgggttcgtgccctggtccgggaagatcccacatgccgcggagcggctgggcccgtgacccacggccgctgagcctgcgcgtccggagcctgcgcgtccggagcctgtgctccgcaacgggagaagccacaacagtgagaggcccgcgtacggcaaaaaaaaaaaaaaaaaaaaaaagctgctgggAAATAACGGTTGCAGCCAGATCATGGAAGACTTTGGCCAATATCAGGACAGCTAAGAAGTCCTCTTGGGTAGTAGGGAGCCACTGAAGATTTTTGAGCAGAATCGTGCTACATTAAGAAACTCAAtccgagggacttccctggtggcgcagtggttaagaatccgcctgccaaggacttccctggtggcgcggtggttaaaaatccccctgccaatgcaggggacatgggttcgagccctggtccaagaagatcccacgtgccacggagcaactaagcccgtgcgccacaactactgagcctgcgctctacagcccgcgagccacaactactgaagcccacgcacctagagcccgtgcactgcaacaagagaagccaccgcaatgagaagcccgtgcaccacaacgaagagtagcccccgctatctgcaactagagaaagcccgcgcacagcagcaaagacccaacacagccaaaaataaataaaacttaaaaaaaaagaaaaagaaaaagaaactcaatcCGGCAGTTGTATGGCAGATGAATTGgtgggagaaggaggcagggagactAGTGACAGGTCCAGGGGAGAGATGAAGGGGGCTGGAAAGGGGAGGACCAGTGGGAGGCAGATTGAAGGAAGGGACCTGGCAACCAGTTGGATTTGTAAGCAGGACAGAGGGAGGTTCCAAGGGTGATGTAAATCGCATGCCTGACCTCCGCTCTTGGACCTCAAGCCTCAGCTGTGTAGCCTTCTCAGAGGCTGGACTCTAGCCCAAATGCTCACCCAGGCAGAGTCTTCAAGTGCAGGCTTTAGAGCCAATGATTCTTTCAATGTCTCAGCTGGAACAGCCCAACCTCTTCATTGTACAAataggtaaactgaggcccagagagagagagagtcacaatgttagtgtcagagccaggattagaacccagtGCTCCACACTTCCAGTTGTGATGCCTCTGTTACTTTCTGCCCGTTCTCTCAACATGCTCAGATTCCTGCCTCCCTTCCATCCCCTGCTCATGGAAGACTCCCCATTCtccagagggaaactgaggcccagaaggttCAAGTGACCTGCCTGGCTTCTCACTCTATGGCAAGAGAAGCCGGCAGTCCTGACTTTCAGCTCCATATACAGGTTCAGCTGCCATTTGCCAAGACCAGGCTCCCGGCCATCTCCCCCAAAGCCTGgcaggcagcagaggccagcccAGGGGGGCAGGGATGACCCACACCATCTCACCCCTGCCTGATGCTACTTTTTCATTGCAGTAATAACATTAAAGGAAAATTGACACGAGTGAACCCTAAGACCCTGTAGCTtttcctctaatttctttttGCTTAGCCCTAATTCTGAAGACCTGGGTCCTTCCACTCAGGACACAGGCCAGGATCCCAAGAAAGTGGAAGAGGCAGGAACGGAGATTCCTCAGTCCCCACCACCCTTCTCAGACAAGTGTGGCCCCGCAGCCTCTTGGGTATTGATTCAGGGGATAAAAATAACTCCAGGCTGGCCTGGAGCAGCCACTCTTGGGGCTGAAATGACTGAATAAGGCCCTCCCTCCAAAGGGTAGGGGagtgaggaggaaaagagagcagGACAAAGGCGATTTTAAAagagattggggcttccctggtggcgcagtggttaagaatccgcctgccaatgcaggggacacgggttcgagccctggtccgggaagacccctcatgccgcggagcaactaagcccgcgcgccacaactactgagcctgtgttctagggcctgtgagccacaactactgaagcccgcgtgcctggagcccgtgctctgcaacaagagaagccaccgcgatgagaagccagcgcactgcaactagagaaagcccgcgcacagcaacaaggacccaatgcagccaaaaataaatagataaataaatttttttaaaaaaagagattaaagaggGACCCAGAGGGTGGGAAAAGGATaagagtggggaggggctggtgtAGGAACCAGGAGGGCAGGGCTTTGGGAAGAACCTGCGTGACAACTCAAAATGAAGGGGCTTGAGAGATGGGTAAATGTGCTGTGGTTGTGGAGGTAGCTTGGATGATAACAAGAGCCGACTTGGCCCAAGATTGAGCCCTTTACTtcttttgtctcatttaatcttagcAGCAGCCCCTTGTGAGGTGGGTGCAACTTcgttcccatttcatagatggggagactgaggctcagagaggtgctgtcactggcctgaggtcacacagtgtgTCTGACCTCACAGCACACTCATCTAAACCATGGGGACCCTGGCTGGAAGATGGGCAGGGAGAGTTGATGGATGGGGGATTGGAGTCCAGATGGGGTTCTGTCCCCTCACCCCCAACTCTAGTGGTTAAGGGCTAAGGAGAAACAAGCCCACAGGCAGTTAGTGACAGAGCCAGAGTCCCTTGGGCTACATCCCCAAACCTAGTCCTGGGCCCCTTGGGTTACATCACAGGGCCTTGGAGGAGGGGCCAAGCTGGCCCCAGGAAGCCCTGGCGGGGTGGAGGCATCAGAGTTCTCCCAGGGACCCCAGGGAGGAGGTTCAGGCTCCGGTCACAGCAAAAGGCCCAGGCACTCCAGGCTGTCTGTCTCCTGGCAACTGTTGGCCTCCCCAGAGAAGGTACCTCCAGAAAAGCCCCTTGTCCCTAGAAGAGCCTGGTGAGGGCAGCAAGGAGGGGCAGACAGAGGGCCCACAGGGTGAGTCTCTCTCTGTTGGTGCTGCTGGGCAGTGGACCCAGGGATCTGCTACCTTCCCCAGCCCCACGTTCACACCTTCTCCCTTTGGGCACCAGGCTGCATCCCTACAGGTACACCCAGGTGCTCCTGAGCAGGTGCCCTCCATCATAGGCAGCTGCAGGTCCtgggctccctcctgcccccctcccagcccttgAGCCCTGATGGAGTTGGGGGAGTGGGGTGTGGGCTGGAAAAATGATCAAACCCAGCTGGCCGAGGGATGGGGCATTCTGGGATCTAAGGGTTGGGGACTGGGAagacaggcaggcagaggaggaaggtgCTCCTGCACCAGTGCCCTTGGTGGGCCCCTTGGCTCCCCCGCCCCATCCGCTCAGCGCCAAGCCGAGCGCCATGCAGGCTTTGCTTCACCAGGTGGCGCTGTCCTTCTTGAAGCTCTTCTCCCCGCCCTGCGGAAAGTGGCGGAACCAGAGCTTAGAAAGGGCAGGGCTGATGTTCAGAAAAGAGCACAGGCACAGCAGTACTGGCTGTGACAACAGTGAAACGCACGTGTCCTATTGGTAAATAGCCACTGCCTTGAATCCCCCTTTAGTGTCCCCAAGCAGCCCAGGACACTCCAGCCTTCCCAGACCCACCAACTAAACAGTAAAGAGAATGTGCCCTGGGCAGCAGGGGTCCTCCAGGCTGGCTCTGATTGGTTGGCGTGTTAAATATTTGTACATCACCTCTGGGAAGGGGCAAATACTCCCCCCCCAGCCCCAAAAGCAAGCCTCAGTCTCACAAGGATTGACCTAACCCCCAAATCCAGGCCACAAAGCTTACACTGGAAAGATCTCTGGGCTTAGAATCAGCTAGATTGGGCTCAGGCTATGCCTCTGACACCTCTCTttcatctctttccctctctgggctgcaGTAAAATAAGTATGGGGTGGGGTAGTTTAGATGGTTTCTGAGAATCCTATTGACACTTTTACTGGGCTGTGATTCCTGATCTCACACACATACTCTTTCTATCTCTAACATACACACGACTGCCTTTTCTTATCTCTGCCCCCAGAACTGACCCATGACCTGGAAATGAAAGAGGCCCAATCCCACCAGCAAGGTAAGAGGACAAGTGGTCACCTTTCTCCCACCACTTAGGACCCAAGCCTTCTCCACCCCTGGTCCAGACTTGGGGACAGCCACTCCTCAGCTTATTGAGTGAGTGCAGGACGTCAGCCTCATTTGCCCActcagctgggtgaccttgtGCAATGAACAACCTGCACCCCCATACATAGTGCCCTGTTTTCCTGTCTCTGTCCAAAGTGGGAAAATGAAAGCAGGAAGGAGATGGTGTCCAGGAAGTCCACATGGCTGACTTCAttcctttgtgacccacctccctAATCCTTCTCATCCTTGCACAAGTGATTCTCACAGTCCGTGCCCACACCCTCCAAGATGCAGAGTGTCAAGATTCAACACGATGGCAATATGGGGTCTCTGACTTCAAGGAACATAGtctagaggaggagaaaagagacacatgcacattagcaaattcttcattttacaaaagcaTGACTTCTTGCCGTTGTAGAAATTCCACTCAAGTATTTGTTTATAGATTATTACTTCACCCATAAAATGGGGAGTGGTGTGGGGAGATGGTGTTcaatgagtatagagtttcagttttgcaagatgaaaaaattctagagatctgttgcacaacaatgtgagtaTATTAACTctactgtacactttaaaaatggttaagatggcaaaatTGGTTCCTTGTTTTTTTgccacaattaatttttttaaatgggagggGTTGCATTGCTGAGATCTTAATCTCCAGATTATATGATCTCTGAGAACTAGGACTGGGTGTTTCCCATTGTCTCTCAGTGCAAGCACATTACCTGACATGGAGAGGGACTCAGTAAATGCTTGATTTAAAATGAATCACAAAAGTAGTATTTCTTGACCAGGAGGGTTTTAAGAATGGGCTCCCTGCCATATTCATGTGCTGCTTATAGATCAACAGCTACAGGACCAAGAATTAGGCACGGGGAAGGCCGGAAGTTTAAGGTTAAGGTAAAATGCTAGGAGCCCTACTAACTGCTTTGCATATCATGCATAAACATCTAAACACTTATGGCCCTGAACTAATTCTGCCAACTGCTTTAAGTGGCAGTCATGGGCAGCCTCTTTGTGCCTACGTGCTTGGAGGAAGGGGGCACATATCCCAGACACCAGGCAAGAACATTTCTGTGACAATAGTAGCTTTTACTCCACCTACTGTCTTTCCTCTGAAAGGGCTTTTGGGGTCATCTGGGCTCAAGGCACTGCCCCAGTGtcctggtttttattttctctctcagtgGGCTTGAGAGCTCTCTTTCCTTGTCCTCCTTTTATATGAAAATCACTTGGTGGTTTTCATATCTCCTCCAGTCACTTTTTACCTAACCTTTGTCACCATTCTCACTCACATGTGCCAGTCCTGGGATACAGACCCTGCTGAAATGGAGTTTATGATCCAGGAGGTAGGGGTCCTCAACCCTGGGggtacatcagaatcaccagggaagATTCAAGAAGTACCCTTTCCCAGTACTTGATACTTTGATAGGGCCcaggaaactattttttaaagctctctggATGGTTCCAGTGTACATCCAGGTTTGAAACCCAATGCAGTGGGCAAaggcaaacaataaacaaattttttaaaaaacccacaaaatgtaataaatgctCTTTATGAAGGAAACAAGGTTTGAAGCACACTGACTCCCCTTTTCTGCTCACACTCCCAGTTCTTTCAGTCCCTTGTTCTTGTATGTCTCTCCTGCTACGGGGCTTTTGCATAAGTCCTACCCTCCGTCCGAAGCACCCTTCTCTCCCCGGTTCACTACTTAATTCCTATTCACCTCTCGGGTCCTAGCCCAGTTGCTCTTCGgctgagaagccttccctgattagGTCACAGTCTCCTGTTACAGTCGTGGTATTGGCACGTGTCACAGACGCAACCTCACATTCTTTTGTGGTTATGTACCATACCTGTCCCACTATGCTTGCTATGAGCTTCGTGAGGAATGTTTTACTGTCCACCATACCCACAATGCCTAATACAACGCACAGAGTCAGGGCTCAACAAACAGTCATGGAGTGAATAAATGGTCAGGGAAAGGTTTGCACTTAAACGTAAGGGTCGCACTGAAGAATCAGAGTGGCCAAGCAGAGGGCAAGATAGGTGCAAGGGCCTCGAGGAGGAAAAAGGCAGGCCAGCGTCGCAGGCGCGTGGGGAGTGAGGGCGAGCGCCGCAGTACGTGCAGTCGGGGGGGGTGCCGGGCTTCGCTCCAGGGATCGGTGAGCTGTACAGGTACAGCCAGGCGGGGACCctcactctcccctccctctcccctgcccagaGTTGGCGTCCCGGGAGCTGGAGAGCAAGTGCCGCGAGCTGGAGTCACAGCTGGCGGCGCGGGCGGCGGCCAACGCGGAGCTGCGGCGGGAGGTGGCGCAGCGCGAGGCGCTGGTGTCGGCGCTGCGCTGCAGCCTGCGCGCCGAGGAGCGCcgcttcctggaggagctgcgTCGCCGCAGCCACCAAGCCACCGTGCTGGGCACTGAGCTGCAGAAGCACACCGAGGCGGCCGCCTACCTCTCCTGCCAGCTGCACGCGGCGCGCCAGAAACTGCAGACTCCGCGCCTGGGccccggcgccgccgccgccgcagagCCCCGGATCCGCCGGCGCGCACAGCgggcccgccgcccgcccgcaGCCGAGGCCGCAGCCAAGGGCCCCGGCCGGGACTGGGCCTCCTGGGAGCGCTCGGCCGGCGCCCCGGACGACGCCGATGCCATGCCAGACCCCGCGCTCTTCCTCTACGCCCGGAGGCCCCCGCGGCCCTGTGGCCGCAGCCCGCGCCAGCCGCCTCCCCAGGAGCCCCCTGACCAAGCCACCCCGCCGGCCGCGCCCAGCCCGTCCAGTGCGCCGGCGGACCCGGAGTAAGCGCggggctggcggggaggggcggggtggggagcggGGGAAGGCGGGACCGGGGCCCGACTAGGGACGCAGCTCGGGCCGCGCGGGCGGATCCCAGGGGTGGAGGCACCCGGTCCCTCCTCCAGGGAGCGGGCGGGTGCGGCCCCTGctcccccgcccctccgcccCTCCCAGCCGCCCCCGCCTTTTGTATTTCCCTACAACGCCGAAGCTTTGAGCTCTCCCCTCCCGCCGGGGACCTCCTACGCGGGGCCCAGTGAATGCATCCTTTTTCTAGGAGAGGACTCACAGTACCGATCTTTATCTGGTCCCCACCCTGCcactgggaggggaaggggcgggggtcACGCCCTGCCCCGGGAAAGCTGACAATCATTTGGCGGGAGGGGGAAGCCCGGGCGGCCTACGGAAAGAAACCAGAGTGGCCCTTAGCATCCTTAGGCCTTCCAGCTccccgctgcggcctcccccagccccccacggCTGCCCTTCCCGCCAAGCCTTCCTCCAAGGGGAGGTTCGGGCTGGGGTCTAGAGGCTGGACCTTTACCTTGGAAGCCGCTTCTCCTACCCCCTACCCTGCTGATAGGTCCTTACGGGTGAGCACGGAACACTTTAGAAGTCGCCTCCTCCAGAGTCTCTGGTGGGGAAAGTGTGGATTTATTGAAGTTTGAACTTCTGGAAATTAGCACCCATAGACCCTTAGAGAAGATTACAGAATGGGTTTGGTGGCAGATCCTGGTCTAGAGCTGTCTCCAGCTCAGTTCTTCCCCAGGATGCGACCTAGGTATTTAGACTCTGGGGACACGCCAGAGTCGGGCTGCCCCATCAGGCTTATGGAAGGGTTAGAAAGTGCTTTCAGGAGGTAGCTGGGAACCTGAAGGCTGCCCTGGGAGTTTTCCTAGTCCTGTTTATTGGTGCTAATTTTGCCCAGCTTCCTAATTAGCTGGCTGCACccagaggcaggaagaagggCCCGGCTTCTTGGAAGTGGCAGTTGTTGATAGAGGTTTGGGTTtgctgggggtaggggtgggagggaaTGGACAGGTTaggccccagcctggccctctCCAGGAATGCCCCCAATCCTATCAGACCTGACAGTGGTGGGGTGCTCAGTGCCCTCTCTCTAGGTTGGGGAGGGGCAAAAGGAAAGAATACTGCCCACCTCCTAACGtgtttctccccttctccctgtcATGACCAAAGGCAGGAAGTGAAGCTCCAGTCCAGTTCATTGCCCCCACCCAGTCCGGCctagaaagaaagacaaatcccTAGAACCCTGTCCTCTCATGCCATCCCTCCTCTGTTGGTCCTGCATCAAGTCCTAAGTGCCTGTGAGGTCTTCCAGGGGCTGCCAAGGGAGGACACGGGGCAGGGAGAGTCCTTTATCTCACTCACAAGCACCCCATCCTGGCAGGTCCTGACCGTGGCTGGGGCTGAGCCTTCTCTTTGTCACCCAGGGGTCTGGGAGGTCTCTAGGGTGATGAACCCTTTTTCCGTCACGGCCGCATgaagaagagggggaaagaaCCCCAATTATACCCTCTTTCACTGTATATGTTAGAGGGAGCAGGACACCAGTGAGCTCACAAACATGCAGCCCCCTCCCAGCTCAGGACTGCTGAGACCACTGAGCAATAACCAGGCCTGGTCTAGGTGTCTGCCACTGGGGCACCCTTGGAACGGACAGTGCTGTCCAGTCTAATGGGCCACAGTAGTGGCCTAGGGTCcttgctctcccctccccagtctcTGTGGTTGTGCCTCTACCCTCTGTCTCCCCTCAAGTGTGGGTGACTCTGAGTGAGGAGGCCTCTCTCTGCTCGTGGCTGCTCTCACTTGACGGGGCCCAGAGGATCCtgggcaggagggaaagggggtcTTTCGGGAGGCACCCTCATCTTCCACAATCAAACTTTGGGGGTGAACTGGGTGACTTTGTTACATCAGTTCTTCTATAGAGATGGTGAAGTACTTtatccacccacccactcactaAAAGCCATAGCTACACCCACCTGGCCTCCCCCGGCTCTATAGCAAtagccctcttcctccttccctcctgtgtaCCCAAGCTGTCTGGCTGGGGGCCCCCAAACCCCCTACCCCACGGATCCTCCCGtggcctgcctgcctctccccaaGTGACCCCATCAGCACCTCCCACCTCCTGTCCCTCTTCCAGCAATCAGAGATAGTGACACTTAATTGTGAGGTACTTGGAGATACCCCAGATGAAGGTCCAGCGTGCTGGGGCGGCTGACTCCCAGCTGAGGTATCGGGGtgcctgggaaaggaaataaggcAAGCACCCCTTCCACCTCCACTCAGCAAGCTGGGGCAGGGGCCAAGGCAAATACAGGGTTCCAATTTTAACAGAaattccccttccctctccctctcctggaaATAATGGACAGaggcctccttcctctctcctgcacCTGGGTTTGGAACAGAACCCTCAGGGCAGCAGAATAAGACTGGGAGTCAGTGGCCTGCCCTTGGCCTCAGGGGTCAGAAACTCCTCAGCCTTGCCCTCAGCTTCTGGCCCTCCCCTTCTCCTAGCCTGGGGGACCCGCCCTGCCAAAGGAAAGACCCACTCCCTCGAGCCCCTAAAAAGTTTGGGTGGCTAGAAGGGAAAGGattgtttccttccctctccctgccctccacctctcccctcttctctgcTGCATGAATCCCCATTGGGAGAGGAGCGTGTTGACATGGACACTCAGGGGCCCTAGTTGGAGCCAGGAGCTGCAGGTGGGGACCCCTCCCCGTTCTGGAAGCCAATCAGGGACCTGTGGGCAATACAGCATGAGGCTTTGTACCCCTGCCCCCCAATATCCCACCCACAGTAGCCTGCAGTTTGGGGGACCAGGCCAGGGCTGAAATGGGGTAGCCCTTCCCCAAACAAGCAGCAGAATAGAGGTCTCCctgatggagaggaaggaggccGAGAGGGTGTGAAGCAGCATCTCCTCATCACGGAGAGCCAGGGATCTCTAAGCACCCTCTCGCTGAGGTGCCAGCCTTGGGTGGGGCACGTGCGAGGCTTCAGAACCACCCGGCAGGAGCCCCATGGGCACGGCA of Physeter macrocephalus isolate SW-GA unplaced genomic scaffold, ASM283717v5 random_738, whole genome shotgun sequence contains these proteins:
- the CCDC92B gene encoding coiled-coil domain-containing 92B, which codes for MDTVSLEHQIQSVQRHISFLKKEQMALLRDLHLEILRLQKRCSELTHDLEMKEAQSHQQELASRELESKCRELESQLAARAAANAELRREVAQREALVSALRCSLRAEERRFLEELRRRSHQATVLGTELQKHTEAAAYLSCQLHAARQKLQTPRLGPGAAAAAEPRIRRRAQRARRPPAAEAAAKGPGRDWASWERSAGAPDDADAMPDPALFLYARRPPRPCGRSPRQPPPQEPPDQATPPAAPSPSSAPADPE